GTGTTCGTGAACGAAACTGTACGAAAAATGTACTACCGTATCATGGAATACTTGTTCACCGGACGGCCCACGTGCTGGTAGACCCGCTCCATCACGGCCCGTCCGGAGGCCACCATGAACTCCAGATAGCGCCGCGCGGTGATCCGGGAGACATCCAGCAGCTCGGCCATCTCCTCCGAGGAGAGGGGGCTGTCGCTCTCGTTCAGGACGCCCTCCACCCGCTCCACCATCCTGGGGTTGAGCCCCTTGGGGAGGCTGCTGACCACCCGTTTGGCGCTCCGGTCGCTGAGGAGCCGGTCGATCCGCTGCTGGTCGATCTCCTCGGGGCCGTTGCGCAGGGTGTCCACCACCTGGCGGAAGGACTCCAGCGAGGCCTTGACCCGTTCGAAGACGAAGGGCTTGACGATGTAGTCGAAGGCTCCGGCCTGCAGCGCCGTGTTGACCACCGCGGTGCTCCGGGCAGCGGAGACCACGATGACATCCACGTTGCCCCCCTGGCTCCGGATCTCCTTCAGCGTCTCCACGCCGTCCATGCCGGGCAGGTAGATGTCCAGCAGCACCAGCCGGACCTCGCCGGTCCTGATGAACTCGATGGCCTTCCGGCCGTCGTCGACGACACCGACGATCCGGAATCCCTCCAGGGCGGAGATGAAGTTCCGGTGGATCTCGGCGACCATGGGATCGTCCTCCACGGTCAGGACCCTGATTTCCTCCATGTTCAGGCACCTCCATTGGGCAGGGTTACAAGAAACTCCGTATATGCCCCGGGGACGGAGTCCACGGCGATGTCCCCCTCCAGGGCCTCCACCATGGTGCGCACGCTGTAGAGGCCGTAGCCGCAGGCCCGCCCGCACTGCTTGGTGGAAAAGCCCTTCTCGAAGACCCGCTCCAGCAGCTCCCCGGGGATGCCCGGGCCGTTGTCGGCCACGCTGATCATGATCCGGTTGGACTCGTCGAAGATGGCGAAATCGATGGCCGGCTCCCGCTCCCGTTGTTCCCGAAGGGCCTCGATGGCGTTCTCCAGCAGGTTGCCGATGACCATCACCAGCGTCTGGTCGCCCACCGCGGTCTTTTCGCCGCAGGAGCTGTCGGGATCGATGCGGAAGGCGATGCCCAGCTCGCGGCACTTGCCGATCTTGCCCACCAGGATGCCGCCCACCACGAAGTTCTCAATGTGTTCGGAGACAAAGGAGGTGGTGGACTGCCACTCCTGCTGCTCGGCGGAGATGAAGGCCACGGCCTTGTCGGCCCGGCCCATCTGGATCAGGCCGGCGATGGCCTGCAGCTTGTTGAGAAACTCGTGGTTCTGCACCCGCAGGGACTCCACGTACATCCTGACGCCGGTGATCTCCCGGGCCATGGCCCGGATCTCCGTGGTGTCCCGGAAGGTGGCGATGGCCCCGATGATCTCCTCCTTGATCCGCACCGGCGCCATGTTGGTGACCACCAGCCGCCCGTTGAGGTTCTGCTCGCAGTCGCTGATCCGCTCGCCCGATTCCAGCACTCCCGAAAGGCCCAGCTGGGGGATGCACCCATCGATATGCCGCCCTTTTTCGTCGCCCGAGAGCCCGGCGAGCTCCGCGGCGGTCCGGTTGAGCAGCGAGATCCGCCCCCGTCTGTCGATGGCCACGATGCCGTCCTTGGTGAAGTCCATGATCCGCTCCCGCTGGCGGACGATCACGTCCACCCGCTTTTTCAGGGAGACGAACCACAGCAGGAGCACCGCACCGACCGCGGCGATCCCCATCAGCGCGCGCCGCACAAGGGGCGAATCCAGAAGCCCCGCGCTGCGGCCGGGCAGCCACTTGGCCGAGAGCCGCCGGAGACCGCCGCGCTCCCGGAAGGCCCGCAGCCGCTCCAGCAGTTCGGCGGTGAGGGGCACCTTGCCGTGGAGCACCACCATCCCCTGCTGCCTGGCAAAGAGCGGCTCCTCGGCGGGGACGATATCGGGGAGGTTCAGAAGCCCCGCCAGGTAGCGGCCCTGGCTGATGCCCATCAGGGTGTAGTCGGCCTCGCCGGAACGGAGCATGTAGAGCGCCTCGGCCCCGCTGTCGGTGAGCAGCACGTCGCCGGCCAGCCCCCGCTCCCGGAGGTAGAAGTGGCCCTCGCTGTTCCGGCGGACCACCACGGTGCGCCGCAGGGTTTCTTTCAGCGTCCGATCCCTGGGCAGGCCCTTGCGGGTGAAGAAGGCGAACCGCGTTTCCACCACGGGAAGAAAGAAGCAGTACCGCTGCAGGTCCTTCCCCGATGTGGACCGGGTGAAGCTGGACAGAAACCCCTCTACGGAAAACCCCGGCTTCGAGGTGTCCACCAGGAACTCGCCGTACTCCAGCATGGTCGCCGAGGCCCGGGAAAAGGAGGGCCCCAGGAGGAGGTCGATCTCCGCCCTGTGCCGCCGCTCCGACACCTGCTGCCAGTCGCCGAGCTCCACCGTCAGGGCGTCGGCGGGCAGGGCGGCCTGGAGGAGCTCCACCAGGAAGCCGCCCGGCGCACCCCGTTCGGTGACGAAGGTATAGGGGGGAAAGGAGGGGCTCCCGAAGGCGCGCACCCGCCCGCCCGGCAGGGAGGCCCGGGCGACGCCCGCAACGAGGAGCACCGGCAGGAGCGCCCCGAGGATCAGCCGGGCGGACCGACGGGTCATCCTACCAGCACCG
Above is a genomic segment from Synergistales bacterium containing:
- a CDS encoding response regulator — translated: MEEIRVLTVEDDPMVAEIHRNFISALEGFRIVGVVDDGRKAIEFIRTGEVRLVLLDIYLPGMDGVETLKEIRSQGGNVDVIVVSAARSTAVVNTALQAGAFDYIVKPFVFERVKASLESFRQVVDTLRNGPEEIDQQRIDRLLSDRSAKRVVSSLPKGLNPRMVERVEGVLNESDSPLSSEEMAELLDVSRITARRYLEFMVASGRAVMERVYQHVGRPVNKYSMIR
- a CDS encoding transporter substrate-binding domain-containing protein, with the protein product MTRRSARLILGALLPVLLVAGVARASLPGGRVRAFGSPSFPPYTFVTERGAPGGFLVELLQAALPADALTVELGDWQQVSERRHRAEIDLLLGPSFSRASATMLEYGEFLVDTSKPGFSVEGFLSSFTRSTSGKDLQRYCFFLPVVETRFAFFTRKGLPRDRTLKETLRRTVVVRRNSEGHFYLRERGLAGDVLLTDSGAEALYMLRSGEADYTLMGISQGRYLAGLLNLPDIVPAEEPLFARQQGMVVLHGKVPLTAELLERLRAFRERGGLRRLSAKWLPGRSAGLLDSPLVRRALMGIAAVGAVLLLWFVSLKKRVDVIVRQRERIMDFTKDGIVAIDRRGRISLLNRTAAELAGLSGDEKGRHIDGCIPQLGLSGVLESGERISDCEQNLNGRLVVTNMAPVRIKEEIIGAIATFRDTTEIRAMAREITGVRMYVESLRVQNHEFLNKLQAIAGLIQMGRADKAVAFISAEQQEWQSTTSFVSEHIENFVVGGILVGKIGKCRELGIAFRIDPDSSCGEKTAVGDQTLVMVIGNLLENAIEALREQREREPAIDFAIFDESNRIMISVADNGPGIPGELLERVFEKGFSTKQCGRACGYGLYSVRTMVEALEGDIAVDSVPGAYTEFLVTLPNGGA